In bacterium, the genomic window CACCGACCTCGACATTTTCGAATTGGTCAGCAACAGCCTGGGAATTCTCTGCGGCTTCGCGGGCTATCTACTCTTTGTCAGGCTAATCGAATGGCGTTGGCCGCGGGAAATCTCGCTGTTCGGGTTCTTTCCCGAGTTCGGCAAGGGGCTGGCGCTCGGCGCAGTGTTGTTCTCCGGGACGATGCTCTTATTGTGGCTCTTCGGGCACTATGATTGGACCGGAGCGAACTCTGTGACCGTGCTCTCGGCGGCCTTCAGTGCCGCCATTGCGGGGTTCTTTGAAGAACTGCTGGTACGCGGCGTGATCTACCGGATTCTGGAAGAGTCGCTCGGCACGTGGATCGCACTTGCACTCTCAGCGGTGTTGTTCGGTCTCGCGCACGTCGCCAATCCGAATGCCACTGCTATCGCGACAATTGCCGTTGCGCTCGAAGCGGGCTTGCTGCTCGCTGCGGCGTATTCGTTGACGGGCCGCTTGTGGTTTGCCACGGGCCTGCACTGCGCATGGAATTTCACACAGGGCGGCATCTTCGGCCTGCCGGTCTCCGGCCATCCGATGACAGGCCTGTTAGTCGGCACCGTCAGCGGCCCCACATGGATTTCCGGCGGCGAATTCGGCGTCGAAGCCTCACTCATCGCGGTGCTCGTGTGCATGACAGCGACGGTGTTCATCTTGCGGCTCGTCGTCAAGCGCGGGTTGGTGGTGAAGCCATGGTGGAGAACTAGTTAGCCCTGGGTCCGGCCTCTGGCCGGACAACGCCAACAACAATTTCACGCCCTTGTCATTCTGAACAAAGGCTCGGCGCAGTGAAGGATAACTGTTAAAACATCGCAGCGCAGCGCTCAACTCCGCCGTAGCGCCCAGCTTGCTGGGCAAGAACCCCCGAGAAGAATCACGAATTCCTAGTACCCATTTCAAAGACATCGGAAGAGTACTTTGATATGAACCATCCAAATCTTCAAGACCAAGAAGCTGCTTTGATGGCAAGATTCCGACTTGCTCACGCGAATGAGAACTATCTGAACTTCATTCTCGCGGCGGCATCCGCCGCGGATGCCCCTTGTCGTGTGCCACGTCGTCCGGCCCAAGGCCGGACCTAGGTTCTAATCTCGAACATCGCACTTCGTGACCAAACCCTCCACAATCTTCCTGCAAATCACCATCGTACTCGCCGCCATTGGTGCGCTGGCATTTCTGATTTGGGAACCGCGTATGGAGGGCGTGAATGCGCACGCCACGAATTGGGAGATGTACTCCGATCCGTTCATTCTGTTGGTTTATGCGGGATCACTTCCGTTCTTCTATGCGTTGTATCAAGCCTTCAAATTGCTCGGGCACGTTCGCCAAGACCGAGTCTTCACGCTAAACTCCGCAAAGGCCCTGCGCACGATCAAGTATTGCGCATTTTCCATAATCGGTTTTGTCATCGTCGAAGAGATCACCATCATGCTGAATCACGGCGATGATGATGCCGCCGGAGCCATGATGCTGGGTGTCATGATTATTTTTTGTTCGATTGTAGTGGCCGTAGTGGCGAACATGTTTGAGAAGTTGGTACAGAATACCATTGCGGCGAGCCCGGCCGGGCTGCAGAAGCCTTAACCCGGCTCGGCGAATCGCTCCTCATTCACCATTTCAGTCCGGGAACCAAACCTCTTGCCCAATCGTTCAATAACGATGCCCCACGATTTTACTTCTCCCACCGCATGTGAATCCGCACACAAGCAAAAAGTGAAATCACTGTTTCCCCAAGACTCCCGTTCCGACAATTGTTAGAATCGAACGCAAAAACAAATGCTTGGACAGAATCGTCCGGCCAGCGGCCGGACCTATCTTTCAAATTTCACACTTAGGCTTACATGCCCGAAATCATCAAGAAAATTCTCTGGGCCGACGACGAGATTGATCTGCTGGAAGCACACGTGCTGTTCCTCGGACAGCACGGCTATCAAGTAACCGGCGTCACGTGCGGCGACGACGCGCTGTCGAAAGTGGATAGCGAATCGTTTGACTGCGTGCTGCTCGATGAGCACATGCCGGGCCTCGACGGACTGGAGACCGCCGACCGGATCAAGACCAAACGGCCCGATTTGCCGGTGATCATGATCACCAAATCGGAAGAAGAGGCGTTGATGGACGACGCGCTCGGGGCGAAGATATCCGATTACCTGACCAAGCCCGTCAATCCGACGCAGATTCTCGTCGCATTGAAAAAGGTGATCGACAAATCTTCCATCGAGCAGCGCATCGCGACGCGCGACTACCTTCAGGAGTTCCGCGAGATCACGTTGAAGCTGATGGACAATCCGGGCTGGCGCGAGTGGGCGGATATTCACGCGCGGCTGTCGTGGTGGGATATCGAACTGGACAGCCTGCCCGACGGCGGTCTGAAGCAATCGCTCGAGGGCCAGCGCAGCGAGTGCAACGTGGAGTTCGGCAAGTTCATTGAAAAGAACTACGAAAACTGGCTGTGGAATCAGAGCGAGCGTCCGCCGCTGTCGGTAGACGTGGTCCAGAAGTTCGTCGCCCCGCGTCTGAAGGCCGGTGAGAAGGTGCTCTATCTGGTGATGGACTGCATGCGCTATGATCAGTGGATGGCGATTGAGCCGCTGCTCTACGACAGCTTCCGCGTCACCCGCGATTTTCACTACTCCATCCTCCCCACCGCCACGCCGTACTCGCGCAACGCGCTGTTCGCCGGGCTGTTTCCGTCGGAGATAGACAAGGAGATTCCCGGTCTATGGCAATCTGCGGACGAGGACGAAGGCAGCTCCAACCGGTTTGAGCGGCAATTGCTGGACATGCAATTGCAGCGACTGGGGATAACAATTGAACCGGAAGCGCGCTACGTCAAGGTACTCGACCCCGAAGAAGCCGCGAACACCGCCAAGAAGGTCTCGCAGTACTTCGACCGCAAGCTGGTGTCCATGGTGTTCAACTTTGTGGACATGTTGGGTCATGGCCGAAGTCACTCTGACATTTTACGCGAGATGCTGCCGCATGAAGCGGGCTACCGTTCGGTGATCAAGGCGTGGTTTGAGCATTCGAGTCTGCGGCAGATTCTGCAGTCGTTCGCCAAACAGGGTTGGACGGTGATTGTGACGAGCGATCACGGTTCGATTCGCGGGCAGAAGGGCGCGAAAGTCGTGTCCGACCGAGAAGCCTCGACGTCGCTGCGTTACAAGTACGGCCGCAATCTGCGCGTGGACAAGCGGCAGGCGATTGTGGTGCAGACGCCCGAGAATTTCAAGCTGCCGAAGCGGGGCATGAACACGGGCTACATTATCGCCAAAGAGAACTACTACTTCGTCTATCCGACGAACTACAACAAATACCTATCGCTTTACAAAGACAGCTTCCAGCACGGCGGCGTTTCACTCGAAGAGATGATTCTGCCGGTGGCCGTGCTGGAAGGCAAAGGCAACTAACTCGCATGGACATCGCTTGCTGATCTTTCTGTCGGTCGTCATTTCGATCATGGGGCTGCTGCACTGGTTCTTGTACTCGCGGCTGGTCTCAGCATTAGAACTCACCTCCCCCGCTCTGCTCTGGACGCTGCGCATTCTGGCGGCGTTTCTCTCCGTATCCTACATCATCGGCCGCATCATCGAGGCAAAGCTGCCGGGCACGCTGGCTCACGTCGTGGATTGGATTTCGTCGGTGTGGCTGGGGATGATGTGGCAGTTTCTGTGGATCACGTTCCTGTTTTTTCTGGTCAAGGTTGTGTTGGTCATCTCCGGTCAATGGGGCGGCTGGACGATGGAGCTGCACAGCGCGATTGGCCGTTACAGTTTCCTGGCGGTGACCGGACTTGTGGTGTTGATCACGGGCTATGGGGTCTACAAGGCGACAGGCCCGGCGCGGCTTGTTGAAGTGGACGTGCCCGTGAAGCGATGGAACGAATCGCTGCGCGATTTCAAGATCGCGATGATCGCGGATTTTCACGCCAGCAATACCAACGGAGAAGCTCGCATAGCGCGCTGGTGCGAACAGATCACGGCGCTGCATCCTGATGTGATACTGGCGCCGGGAGACATTATCGACACTCCGGCGCCACAGATACCCGAAGTGGCAAACGGTTTTCGCAAGTTGGCGGCGCCGCTGGGCGTGTTTTCCACGACGGGCAATCATGAATACTATGTGGGGATGCCGGGCGCCGTGGACCTGATGCAACGCGGCGGATTTCGGGTGCTCATGAACGAGCACACGCAATTGCCGAACGGTGTGCTGGTGGCGGGCATGGAGGATCGCACGGCGCGCTCGATGGGCCGACCGCTGCCGGCATTCGCCAGTCTGATTCCTGAGCAAGACTCATCGGACGTGCAGATACTTCTGATGCACACTCCGGCGACGGGCGACGTGAATCGCGCCATTGAGGCGGGATTTGATCTGGTGGTGAGCGGCCATACGCACGGCGGTCAGATGTTTCCGTTCACGATTTTCACGAAGATGGCGTTTTCCTATCATCACGGATTGTATGCGGTCAACGACGGCTATCAATTGACGACGTGCGGCATTGGCTATTGGGGCCCGCCGATGCGTGTGGGCAAGCCGCCGGAGATCATGCTCATCCGCTTCGTGCCGCCGGACCAACCCGCGCGCTGTGAGTGGCAATAGCAACGCAAGAAGCCCGACTCGAATGAGCCGGGCTTTTTTGCTTATCTGGATTCGGGCGACGCCGGGCTATTTTACGGCCGTCACCTGAAAGTAGAACTGATCAAACGGAATCTGATCGAAGGGGACAAACAGCGCGGTGTCGGCGATTGTGGTGAAGTAGTTCTCGGGAGCGAAGACGCGGCCCGGTTCACCGGCCATGTAGATCTTATACGAGCTTGCGCCGACGGAGCGGTTCCACGTCAACTGCACGCCGGTATCAGTGGGTGTGAGCGAGAGGTTCTTGGGCGGTTCGGGTGCGTCTGGTCGGCCTTCGATGAAGATTTCATCCACCGCCGCTTCCACCAATGATGGCGGCGCAAAATCCTCGGCTACGAACTGGAGAATCATGTTTTCGGTGGGCGCGACAAAGTCTTCGAGCTTGAAGGACGCGTCCTGCCAGCCATCCGAGCTAACCGAAGTTTGAATCAGATTCACCCACGATTCACCGCCGTCGTTAGAGATCTGCACACGGAAGAAATCGCCGCCTTTTTGCGGGCCGCGATCATTGGAGTAGGCATACTTGAAGCGGAGCTTGGCATCGGCCAAATTGTCAAGGCGGAACAGCGGGGAACGCAGGGTGGTGCGCCCACCGTCCACGTCGTGCGACGCGGCGGATTCGCCGGTTGCCGCTCCATTGCCGGTCAAGAAGCAGTAGCTGCCGTAGGCGGTGGCGTCTTCATTGACTTGCACGGGATCGCCATGCTCGGTTGAACCGACCGGAATTCCGCGTGTCCATACGCCAGCCGTGGCATCGTCTTCAGGGACGCCGATGATGAAGCCGCGATCGACTTCAGCATCGTCGGCGAGGCCGCGTTCGAGATCAATGCTGACGGCGAAGTCGTTGCGCTGCGACGTGGAGACGGAGTCGGGTGCCGCAAAATCCTTGTAGCCGAAGCGCGCGACGTAGAGCGCGTAGCGGTGTTCAGCGGGAACTTGGGCGAAGCGGAAGACGCCCTGCAGGTCGGTGGTTGCGGTGTAGCTGCCGACGGTGGAAATCAGATAGACTCGGGCGCCGACGATGTGCGATCCGCCGTAGCGCACGATGCCGCTGATGACGCCGGTTTCACTGGCGGCGGCGGACATTTCGACGGCGGCGTTGATATCGAGACGACCGTAGCCAAATTCGTTGTCTTCGCCGGGCACGCCTAGGTCGCGGGCCGCTAATTGCAATGTGGTTTTGGCGGCGCTGGCAGTCAGATCAGGATTGACCTGCCGCATCAAGGCGACGGCACCTGCCACATATCCCGCCGCAAGCAGCGATCCGCGGGCGGAGACGAAATCGCTCTCGTGCGCACTACGCACGCCGACTCCAATCGCGGTGATTTCCGGCTTGATGGACTTGCGATCACAGGGCGAGGGTCCGCGACTGCTGCGCGGGTCTACGCTGTTGCCGTCACTGTTGAGCGCGCCGACCGCGAAGAAGGTTTGGGGCTGATCGGACAGTGCGGCGGGCAGCATGACGGATCCGCGACCCTGATCACCGTGATCCCCGGCGGCGAAAATGAGAATAGAACCAAGCTGTTCGACATTGGCAAAGGCACTCCAAGCGGCTTGCGGCAACGCGGACGCGCAGGAATCTCCGGTTTGCCAGGCCTGCAGAATGACATCTGGAATCGCGTCGTACGATTCGCTTTGCGATGATTGCAGAGCGCGCAGCACATCGGACAGGCGGGGCGCATTGTCGCACGGCAGAGGCAAGAGTCGCCACTTGGCGTTGGGCGCGACGCCGAGCGTGTCGCCTTTTAGCTTATCGCAGCCCACGGCAGTACCGAGCATCAGCGCGGAGGCGACGTCACAATAGACGCTTGCGATGAGCGGCTCGGCGCCGACGTAGCGATCGTTCAATGCGGGATGCGACGAGACGAACGGCCGACCGACGACGCCGACGACGGCGCCATCACCGAACACGCCGGCGCTCCACGCGTCGCGAGCGCGCATCGCGACGAGCGCGGCCTCGGCGGTAAGCATTTTTCCTGTGCTTGGCGTGACTTCCGTCGGCGCGAGCAGTTCGACAGATTCGTCCAGACCGATTTCATTCACGGTCTCGAAATTCGCGATCAGTTCCGCTCCAGCGCGCGTCACATCAGCGCGCAACAGATTGGCGATCCACAGGAACTCGGTGCGTTCGATCATGCCATTGCGCGCGAGAATATCGAGCGACGTGCGCACTTCGGCTTGCGACGCAGCCGACACATTGCGCAATGAATCGAGGAGCATGGCATGCCGTTCGGGTGTAAACAGGCTGGCACCGCGAGGCACGAACTCATTCCAGCTCACGAGATCGGGCTGGCGGGAGAAGGAGATCAGCACGGGGAGACGTTCCGACTCGGCCGCATTGCTAAAGGCCGCCTCCAGTCCCGGGGTCATCCGTCCGGCGATTGCCGCTTGACCGACGAGGGTCACGAGCCCGAGGAGCAGCAGGGTTAAGCCGCGAAAAGTCAGTTTATTGTGAGTCATTGTGGGTGTATGGTGCGCATGGGACATAGCAAAGAAATATACAAAAACCCGCGGCCTCTTGCAACCACGGGTTTGTATGATTCACAATCAGGCGGCGGACTATGCTGTAACGGCAGCCTCGTCGTAGGCCGGGAAATTCAGGGTGATGGTGGTGCCGACCCCGACTTGTGATTCGAGTTTCAATTCGGCGCCGTGAATTTCGGCGATATTGCGGATGATCGGCAAACCCAATCCGGTGCCGCGATCGCCTTTGGTTGAATAGTAGGGTTCAAAGATTTTGTCGAGCTGATCCGCAGGGATGCCCGTTCCGGTATCGGAAACGGAGACAATGACGCGACCACCGCTGCGCCGCACGGCCAGTGTGAGCACGCCGCGTTCGACGGATTCCATGGCATGAACCGAATTGATGATCATATTGATGAAGGCCGATTCGAGTCCGTGCGGATCTCCGATGACAAAGGCGCTGTCATCAAGATCGAGTTCGAGCTTAAACTCGGCTGCCTCGTCGCGGCTGAAGCCACGCAAACTGCCGGTTGTCGTTTCCAGCAGGTCCACGACCGAGCTCAGCAACTCGCGCATGTCCACGACTGTGAAATCGGGCTCGACCGGGCGGGTCAGGTTGCGCAAGTTGCGGGCGATTTTTTCGATGCGTTCCGTCAGGGCGGAGATTGTACTCAGGTCTTTGCGAACCGAGTCGTCGAGCGGAACGCCTTCGCGCTCCAAGCGCATGGCCAGCAGTTCGACGCGCCCCTTGACGGGCTGCAAGCTGTTGTTGATTTCGTGTGCGATACCGCCGGCGAGCTGATTGACGGTCAGTTTCTTTTCGGATTCAATCAGATGCTGTTCGAGCATTTTCTGCATCGTCACGTCTTCGAGGATCAAGCCGGCGCGTTCCCGGCCGTCGAAGGCGCGGGTAAGTTTGAAGAACGAGTAGGCGACGGCGCGCTCGTTGAGTTTCATGGTCATGCGGCCAACATCACCGGTGCGGCGGAACTGGTCGTGGGCCGCGGACAGGGCCACGATGGCGGCTTCGCAGCATCCGGAGTTGTTGAGGGGCGATCCGATACGCAAACTTGAGCCGAGGATTGTCATGGCCTGCGGGTTGGCGAAGTCCACGTTGCCGTCGCGGTCGAGAATCAACACTCCATGTGGTTGGCTTTGCAGAATGGCGGCCAGATATTCTTGCAGGTCTTTGTAGCGCGCTTTGGAATCTTTTTCAGCGGCGTAGAGGCGCGCGGTTTCGAGAGCGACGGCGGCGAGATGCACAAAGGTCTCAAACAGCGACAGGCTGGTCTGATCGAAGACGCCGGCGAGCTTGGTGGTGTCCACGTACGCGACGCCGAGCAGGTTGTTCTTCGAAATCAGCGGCGCGCCCATAATGGAACGTACCTGCATTTTGGCGATGGACTGCTGCTGCGAGAGATCGGACGCACCGATGACGTCATTGATAAGAATTGAGCTGCGTCCATCAATTACACGGCGGATGATCGTTTGTGACGCGGCGGTTTCGGCGTCGGCGATTTCGGTGGCAATGTTGCGGGCGACGGCGAAGCGCCACTCGCCATTGGGCTCAACGAGCACGAGGAAACCGCGTTCCGCTCCGGTGAGTTCCATCGCGGCGCTCATGGCGCGTTCGAGAATCGCCGCAGGCGTCATGTCGCGATTAATGTCTTCAATCAACGCGGAGAGTTTGGCGAGACCGGAGGCAAGTCCGCCGGTCGGGTCGAGGTCCGCGCCCTGGCCATGGCCGGGCGTCAATTCGTTGAGTTCGTCGAAAAAATCCAGTGCCACATTTACCTCGGTGCTTGCATACCTTTGCGGAGTTCGACGGCTTCGTTCTTGAAGCGAATGATGTGCGGCGCCTGCAGGAAGGTGGCTTGCCGGTCTTCGGGCAGACGAGATGCGATTGCTTTCAGAATGGCCACGCCGCGGCCGAATTCATCCAGCGCTCGTTTAGGCTGTCCGGACTTGGCGAGCTGCCGTCCGGTCGCCCAATGGAATTTCCAGAGCAGATCGGGATAGATCGAGATTTTGCGCAGCGCGACCTGCCATTGAACGGGATCAATGGTGACGCCTTCGAAGAAGGACTCCGTCAATTGGGTCCGCGCGGCGGTGAAGGGGTCCCATTTTGTGTCCGCGACTTTGCGGGCTTGAGCGAGTTCATCGTGAATTGCTTCGCCGTGCCCGCAATCGGCGGCGATTTGGCAGCGCGTCAAGTGCAGATGGAGAAGCGCGAGCGGATCGGCTTCGTCGGACAGCAATTCGTGTGCGCGGTCGGCGGCGGCGGCGGCGCGTTCAATTTCGCCGCGTCGGCAATAAAGCGTCGCGAGGCCTTCCCAAGCCTGTCCTTCGGCCTTGCGCGTTCCGACGGCGCTGGCGATATCGCGCGCGGATGAGAGCACCTGCTCGGAGTCCTCGATTTCTTCGAGGGTGAGGAGCAGTTTGCCGAGGTAGATCATGGGCTCCAGTTGGAGCTCTTGATCGTCAAGCGCGTCGGCGCCTTTGACGGCTTCATTCAGATAGGCCATAGCGCGCGTGTAGTCGGCGCGTTGATAGGCCAATTCGCCGAGGTTGCTCAGGATTTCCGTTTGTTCGCGCGGACTTTGCAGTTCGCGGAACAGGGCCAGGGATTTCAGGTAGTAATCTTCGGCGGCGCGGAGTTCCCCGGTTTCGAGCGCGTCAATGCCCAAGTTGTTGTAGATACCCGCCAAGCGGTGCACGTCGTCAATTTCGCGCGAGAGATCGGCGCAGCGCTGCCAAAGACTGCGGGCGCGTAAACGATCACCGGATTGCGCGGCGAGGACGCCGAGGTTGTTGTACATGTTGGCGATGCCCTTGCGATCACCGAGCGCTTCAAAGACTTCCAGGCAGCGCTGCCAATAGAGCTTGGCGACGTCGGTATCTCCGCGATAGAAGGCGAGCGTCGCGACGGTATTGAGCAAGAGCGCGAAGTCGGGTTCGGTGGAGTCGGCGGGCATGCGCATGAGGCCGGACTCGGCCAACTCACGCGCGCGGTCTCCGGCGCCGCGCTTGAATTCGATCCACGCCAGCGTGCCCAACACGGATCCTGCGACCTGCGCCGTGCTCTTGTCGAGGAGCGGCAGGCAGCGTTGCAGGATTTGTTCGGCCTGTTCGGTGTGCCCGAGCTTTTCGCGCAGGTTGGCGAAGCGGGCGAACTGCGGCAGGCTGTCGGGTGTGACCGGCGCGGTGCCGTTGCGCGTCACATCGGCGAGGATGTCGGCGGCGCGCACGAGATCACTTGCGATATACTCGATGCGCGAGAGTTCGATCAAACAGACGGTGCGGTGCGGCTCGGGCGCGTGATGCGAAGCGTGTTCGAGCAGGGTGCGCGCCCAGGCGAGCTTGCCGCGGCGGATGCCACTTTTGATCGTAGCGGAGATTTGTTCAGCCGGGGCGTTGAAGTGGCCGGAGAGAAAGTCGTGGAACAGCGCTTCCTCGGCGCGCACGGAGTCGTCCGGCACGTCCGCCTGCATCCAATGGCTATGCATCGTCTCATGGATAACGCGCCGGTCGGTTTCACGCATGAGTGACTGCAGGACCTGATGCAGGGCGGAGTGACGCAGCTCAAGTCCGTCGGCGCGCTCGCCAATCCATCCTGTCTGGCGCAGTTCGGCGAGTGTGCCCGCAGGGTCGGCGCCGGCGTTTGACTTCACGATGAACTCGACAACTGCCAGCGGCAGCGGGGACAATGAACAGGCGAAGCAACGCAGCAGTGCGTTCGCTTCCGGGCTCAATTGGGCGATGCGGTCGGTGACGGCGGCGTAGACGTGTTTGTGTACGGGCAGTTTCCAGCGACCGGGCAGCAGCTCCCAACCTTGGAGGCCGATGCGCAGTTGGTCGGCGGCGACGAGTTCATCGAGCGCGGCTTCGAGCGCGGACGGGAAACCGAGTGTCTGTCCGAGCAGATGCGCTTTGAAGTCATCGGGGAATTGGTTATCCGGGAACGTGGCGGTCACGAATTTGTGAATTCCGACATCGTCGAGCGGCGTGAGCGCGACATTCTGCCACAGTCCGGGGAATGTCGGCAGGCCGTCAGGATATGCGCCCGCGAAGATCAGCCAGCAACGATGCGCGGCGGCGTTTTGCGCAACCGCGGTAAGGCGTGCGGCGTCAATGGTATCGGCGTTGGGCAGCAGCAGTGCCTGCGGAAATTGCGAATCGTGCGGCAGTTCGCGGCTATTGTTGACGATGCGCGTAGCGACTCCGGCGAGCGTCAATTCGACGGCGAACTCCTTGAGCAGGCGTGTGCGGCCCAGTCCGGCGCGCGCGCTAATCAGGATGTTGGGCGGTTGTTCTCCGGACTTCATGAGTTCGCGGAGCGCCACGAGTTGATCGCGCACGTCATGATTGGTGACCATTCCGGACGACGAGATATAGGCCCGGCGCGTTTCGGCGGTTTCGTAGGCGAAGTTGACGCCGTCGCGCTCGTTGAGCATGGCGATCGTGTGGCGCGCGGAGGCCGGTCGGTCTTTGGGATTCGTGTGAACGAGCGCCGCGATGACGTCGGCGAGTCCGATTGGCAGGTCGGGCCGGAAACGCAACGGATGCGGCGCTTCCGTGCGTGACCGTGACTGCGAATTGGCAATGGCATCCAGGCCGTCGAAGGGCAATCGTCCCGTGGCGAGCCGGTAGATGAGCATGCCGAGGGCGTACAAGTCGGTGGCAATCGTCGCGGGCGCATGGGCAAGCAGCTCGGGGGCCATATAGTCGAGCGTTCCGCCGGGGAGATCCACTTCGTCATCGTGCCCACCGGCGAGTCCGAAGTCCACGAGTTTAAGCGCGGCAAACTCGCCGTTAGGGGAGAGCCTGCCGAGGACGTTACCGGGTTTAATGTCGCGATGCAAGAGACCCCGGCTATGGAGGAAGGCCAAGGCGCGGCAGAGTCCGACGAGCACGACGCGCAGTTGTTCGGGCGACCACTGTTTGATCAGTTGATCCAGCGGTTTGCCGTCCACGAATTCGCAGGTGAAGTAGTAGCCGCCTTGATCGGGCGGGAGTGCTCCGAAGTCATAGACCTCGGGGATGTGCGGGTGAAGCACACCGCGAATGCTGCGGAATTCGGCGCGGAAATTTTCGGCGGCCTGGTCATCGTGAAGCGATTTCAGGGTTTTGAGCGCCATGATTTGATTGGCTCGACGCGCATCCACGACCAAATAGACCACGCCCATGCCGCCGGAGGCGATGGTCCGTAGTATTTGGTATCGGGATTCAATTGCAAACGCGTCGTGCATCGTCAACCCATTCGT contains:
- a CDS encoding serine/threonine protein kinase; its protein translation is MHDAFAIESRYQILRTIASGGMGVVYLVVDARRANQIMALKTLKSLHDDQAAENFRAEFRSIRGVLHPHIPEVYDFGALPPDQGGYYFTCEFVDGKPLDQLIKQWSPEQLRVVLVGLCRALAFLHSRGLLHRDIKPGNVLGRLSPNGEFAALKLVDFGLAGGHDDEVDLPGGTLDYMAPELLAHAPATIATDLYALGMLIYRLATGRLPFDGLDAIANSQSRSRTEAPHPLRFRPDLPIGLADVIAALVHTNPKDRPASARHTIAMLNERDGVNFAYETAETRRAYISSSGMVTNHDVRDQLVALRELMKSGEQPPNILISARAGLGRTRLLKEFAVELTLAGVATRIVNNSRELPHDSQFPQALLLPNADTIDAARLTAVAQNAAAHRCWLIFAGAYPDGLPTFPGLWQNVALTPLDDVGIHKFVTATFPDNQFPDDFKAHLLGQTLGFPSALEAALDELVAADQLRIGLQGWELLPGRWKLPVHKHVYAAVTDRIAQLSPEANALLRCFACSLSPLPLAVVEFIVKSNAGADPAGTLAELRQTGWIGERADGLELRHSALHQVLQSLMRETDRRVIHETMHSHWMQADVPDDSVRAEEALFHDFLSGHFNAPAEQISATIKSGIRRGKLAWARTLLEHASHHAPEPHRTVCLIELSRIEYIASDLVRAADILADVTRNGTAPVTPDSLPQFARFANLREKLGHTEQAEQILQRCLPLLDKSTAQVAGSVLGTLAWIEFKRGAGDRARELAESGLMRMPADSTEPDFALLLNTVATLAFYRGDTDVAKLYWQRCLEVFEALGDRKGIANMYNNLGVLAAQSGDRLRARSLWQRCADLSREIDDVHRLAGIYNNLGIDALETGELRAAEDYYLKSLALFRELQSPREQTEILSNLGELAYQRADYTRAMAYLNEAVKGADALDDQELQLEPMIYLGKLLLTLEEIEDSEQVLSSARDIASAVGTRKAEGQAWEGLATLYCRRGEIERAAAAADRAHELLSDEADPLALLHLHLTRCQIAADCGHGEAIHDELAQARKVADTKWDPFTAARTQLTESFFEGVTIDPVQWQVALRKISIYPDLLWKFHWATGRQLAKSGQPKRALDEFGRGVAILKAIASRLPEDRQATFLQAPHIIRFKNEAVELRKGMQAPR